Proteins from a genomic interval of Pseudoruegeria sp. SHC-113:
- a CDS encoding Hint domain-containing protein has product MAEETTALNPLAEQEMQIMSFGRAARVEEVCLANVSRPGTEIRLFAESGALQRRVSVLGEAEGTESCVALNADGVKRLEITLSGGATVTDVRYSQPKAPKAAHATPKRELLVGMDEDQAFPGSERDATRGLAGRAERPSAVMSKDSSGEAVVQYRDPRGKVKATMDTKKSESVTVCFTPGTMIATPRGERAVETLKAGDRIITRDNGIQEIRWIGGRPLSWQDLAASPYLQPILVKAGALGNGLPEKDMYLSPNHRVLVSNDKTALYFDEREVLVAAKHLVNNKTITQVESAGTAYIHFMFDHHEVVLSNGSWTESFQPGDHSLKGMGNAQRNEIFELFPELQTHEGMVAYQSARKTLQETEAKMLLN; this is encoded by the coding sequence ATGGCTGAGGAAACGACCGCGCTGAACCCGCTCGCAGAGCAAGAAATGCAGATCATGTCCTTCGGGCGCGCGGCCCGTGTGGAAGAGGTTTGCCTTGCCAACGTGAGCCGCCCAGGTACGGAGATCCGCCTGTTCGCCGAATCCGGCGCACTGCAGCGCAGGGTAAGCGTTTTGGGAGAGGCCGAAGGGACCGAAAGCTGCGTGGCGCTGAACGCTGATGGGGTGAAGAGGTTGGAAATTACGCTGTCGGGCGGGGCCACCGTCACGGATGTGCGTTACAGCCAGCCGAAAGCGCCGAAGGCCGCTCATGCCACGCCGAAGCGCGAGCTGCTGGTCGGCATGGACGAAGACCAAGCGTTTCCCGGGTCCGAGCGCGACGCGACGCGTGGGCTTGCGGGCCGGGCCGAGCGCCCTAGCGCAGTGATGAGTAAAGACAGTTCGGGTGAAGCGGTGGTGCAGTACCGCGATCCCAGGGGAAAGGTGAAAGCCACGATGGACACCAAGAAATCGGAAAGCGTGACGGTGTGTTTCACGCCGGGCACCATGATCGCCACGCCGCGCGGGGAGCGCGCCGTTGAAACGCTGAAAGCCGGGGACCGGATTATCACCCGCGACAACGGCATTCAGGAGATCCGCTGGATCGGGGGGCGTCCGCTCTCCTGGCAGGATCTGGCCGCCAGCCCTTACCTGCAGCCGATCCTCGTGAAGGCCGGCGCGCTTGGCAACGGTCTGCCCGAAAAGGACATGTATCTGTCGCCCAACCACCGGGTTCTGGTCTCCAACGACAAAACGGCGCTTTACTTCGATGAGCGCGAAGTGCTCGTGGCCGCCAAGCACCTTGTGAACAACAAGACGATCACGCAGGTGGAAAGCGCGGGCACCGCCTATATCCACTTCATGTTCGATCACCACGAGGTTGTGCTCTCCAACGGGAGCTGGACGGAAAGCTTCCAGCCGGGCGATCATTCGCTCAAAGGCATGGGCAACGCCCAGCGTAATGAAATCTTTGAACTTTTCCCTGAACTTCAGACCCACGAAGGCATGGTCGCCTACCAATCCGCACGCAAGACGCTGCAGGAGACGGAAGCGAAGATGCTGCTGAACTAG
- a CDS encoding NTP transferase domain-containing protein gives MEMITFFPAAGASSRMRGEDKLTREINGEALLLRQVRRAMAAGGPVWVSLPAADHPRAEVLDGLDVRQIIVADAQEGMAASLRALARTVPKGARVMVALPDMPEIDTADFTALRVASDAQPDMILRAASETGTPGHPVIFPADLVPGFATLTGDSGAKPILAQNKPRLRLHPLPGQRALTDLDSPEAWAAWDATRDT, from the coding sequence ATGGAGATGATCACCTTTTTTCCGGCTGCCGGGGCCTCCTCGCGGATGCGCGGGGAGGACAAGCTCACTCGTGAGATCAACGGCGAAGCCCTCTTGCTCCGGCAGGTGCGGCGCGCCATGGCGGCGGGCGGGCCTGTCTGGGTCAGCCTGCCGGCGGCGGATCATCCGCGCGCAGAGGTTCTGGACGGCTTGGATGTGCGCCAGATCATCGTCGCGGACGCACAGGAGGGCATGGCCGCTTCGCTAAGGGCGCTGGCGCGCACGGTGCCGAAGGGAGCCCGTGTCATGGTGGCCCTGCCCGACATGCCCGAGATCGACACGGCGGACTTCACCGCCCTGCGTGTCGCCTCTGATGCGCAGCCAGACATGATCCTGCGGGCCGCGTCCGAGACCGGAACGCCCGGCCATCCGGTGATCTTCCCGGCGGATCTGGTGCCGGGTTTCGCCACGCTGACAGGCGACAGCGGCGCAAAGCCCATCCTCGCGCAGAACAAACCCCGCCTGCGCCTGCACCCCCTGCCCGGCCAGCGCGCGCTGACCGATCTGGACAGCCCCGAAGCCTGGGCAGCTTGGGACGCCACGCGGGACACTTAA
- a CDS encoding FAD-dependent oxidoreductase, with translation MKSHAKVVIIGGGVVGCSVLYHLTKFGWTDVVLLERSELTSGSTWHAAGGMHTINGDPNVAKLQKYTVDLYKEIEEYSGQNIGLHMTGGVMLAATPERFDWLKGIMAKGRYLGLDAELITPSEAQALFPLMDASQFVGALYDEVEGHLDPSGTTYAYAKSARKNGAEIYTHTKVEDIVQRPDGHWRVITDKGEVIAEHVVNAGGLWAREVGRMVGLELPVLAMEHMYLLTDDMPEVIDFNEKTGKEMLHAVDFDGELYLRQERKGMLMGTYEKACRPWSPKQTPWSFGHELLEPDLDRIAPSLEVGFEHFPAFANAGIKQIINGPFTFAPDGNPLVGPIRGMRGFWSACGVMAGFSQGGGVGLALANWMIHGDPGFDVFAMDVARFGDFATLAYTNAKVQENYSRRFSIRFPNEELPAARPLRTTPIYDVLKAEGAQFGASYGLEQPLWFAPEGVRDAFSWRRSTDFDHVAAEAQAVRDSLGMMEISGFAKYTVSGEGAEGWLDRLLACRIPAQGRMVLAPMLKEDGHLIGDFTLANLGGGEFFIAGSGVAEDYHMRWFQQHLPEDGSVQITAHGPRLVGLSIAGPNARACLQKLTDHNLDAEAFRFMDIARMDIGMAPALVGRVSFTGDLGYEIWMEPHHQRYIYEALREAGAEFGLTLFGLRALNALRLEKNFGGWAREYRPIYSPWEAELGRFVALGKEADFIGKEAAKALKEDGGKMRLRAFVVKATDADVIGDEPIYHDGKVVGWVTSGGYAHASKASVAMGYVPKDLAEVPEGWGVEILGEIHAARLQRHPLFDANGAAMRG, from the coding sequence ATGAAATCCCACGCCAAGGTTGTCATCATCGGGGGCGGCGTTGTCGGCTGTTCCGTGCTCTATCACCTCACCAAATTCGGCTGGACAGATGTTGTCCTGCTGGAGCGCAGCGAGCTGACCTCGGGCTCCACCTGGCACGCGGCGGGCGGGATGCACACGATCAACGGTGATCCCAACGTGGCGAAGCTGCAGAAATACACCGTCGATCTCTATAAGGAGATCGAGGAGTATTCCGGCCAGAACATCGGCTTGCACATGACAGGCGGCGTGATGCTGGCGGCCACGCCGGAGCGGTTTGACTGGCTCAAGGGCATCATGGCCAAGGGACGCTATCTGGGGCTAGATGCCGAGCTGATCACGCCTTCCGAAGCGCAGGCGCTTTTCCCGCTGATGGACGCCAGCCAGTTCGTTGGCGCGCTCTATGACGAGGTCGAGGGCCATCTGGACCCTTCCGGCACCACCTATGCCTACGCGAAATCGGCGCGCAAGAACGGCGCAGAAATCTACACCCACACCAAGGTCGAGGACATTGTGCAGCGCCCGGACGGGCATTGGCGCGTGATCACCGACAAGGGCGAAGTGATCGCCGAACATGTGGTCAACGCAGGCGGGCTCTGGGCGCGCGAAGTGGGGCGTATGGTGGGGCTGGAGCTGCCGGTACTGGCCATGGAGCATATGTATCTGCTCACCGACGACATGCCCGAAGTCATCGACTTCAATGAGAAAACCGGCAAGGAGATGCTCCATGCCGTGGATTTCGACGGCGAGCTGTACCTGCGGCAGGAACGCAAAGGCATGCTCATGGGCACCTATGAGAAGGCCTGCCGCCCGTGGTCGCCCAAACAAACGCCATGGAGCTTTGGCCACGAACTGCTGGAGCCGGATCTGGACAGGATCGCGCCCTCGCTCGAAGTTGGGTTCGAGCATTTTCCGGCCTTCGCCAATGCCGGGATCAAGCAGATCATCAACGGCCCCTTCACCTTTGCGCCGGACGGCAACCCGCTCGTGGGGCCGATCCGGGGGATGCGCGGCTTCTGGTCGGCCTGCGGGGTGATGGCAGGCTTTTCGCAGGGCGGTGGCGTCGGGCTGGCGCTGGCGAACTGGATGATTCACGGCGATCCGGGCTTTGACGTCTTCGCGATGGACGTGGCGCGCTTCGGCGATTTCGCCACCCTCGCCTATACCAACGCCAAGGTGCAGGAGAACTACTCCCGCCGCTTCTCGATCCGCTTCCCCAACGAGGAACTGCCTGCCGCCCGCCCCCTGCGCACGACGCCGATCTACGATGTGCTGAAAGCGGAAGGCGCGCAGTTCGGGGCCTCTTATGGGCTGGAGCAGCCGCTCTGGTTCGCGCCGGAAGGCGTGCGCGATGCGTTTTCGTGGCGGCGCTCTACCGATTTCGACCACGTGGCGGCGGAAGCGCAGGCGGTGCGGGACAGCCTCGGGATGATGGAGATTTCAGGCTTTGCGAAATACACGGTGTCCGGCGAAGGCGCGGAAGGCTGGCTCGATCGTCTGCTGGCCTGTCGCATCCCCGCGCAGGGGCGCATGGTGCTTGCGCCAATGCTGAAGGAAGACGGCCACCTGATCGGCGATTTCACCCTCGCCAATCTGGGCGGTGGGGAGTTCTTCATCGCGGGCTCCGGCGTGGCCGAGGACTACCATATGCGCTGGTTCCAGCAGCACCTGCCCGAGGATGGCTCGGTGCAGATCACGGCGCATGGGCCGCGCCTCGTGGGGCTCTCCATCGCCGGGCCAAACGCGCGCGCCTGCCTGCAGAAGCTCACTGACCACAATCTCGACGCCGAGGCATTCCGCTTCATGGACATCGCCCGGATGGACATCGGCATGGCTCCGGCGCTTGTCGGGCGCGTCAGCTTCACCGGCGATCTGGGCTATGAAATCTGGATGGAGCCGCACCACCAACGCTACATCTACGAGGCGCTGCGGGAGGCGGGTGCGGAGTTTGGCCTGACACTCTTCGGCCTGCGCGCGCTCAACGCGCTGCGGCTTGAGAAGAATTTCGGCGGCTGGGCGCGGGAATATCGCCCGATCTATTCGCCGTGGGAAGCCGAACTGGGCCGCTTCGTGGCGCTTGGCAAGGAGGCCGATTTCATCGGCAAGGAGGCTGCCAAGGCCCTGAAGGAAGACGGCGGCAAGATGCGCCTGCGTGCTTTCGTGGTTAAGGCGACGGATGCCGATGTGATCGGCGATGAGCCGATTTACCACGACGGCAAGGTCGTAGGCTGGGTCACTTCAGGCGGCTATGCCCATGCCTCGAAAGCCTCCGTGGCGATGGGCTATGTGCCGAAAGATCTGGCGGAGGTGCCCGAGGGCTGGGGCGTGGAGATCCTTGGCGAGATCCACGCGGCCCGCTTGCAGCGCCATCCGCTCTTTGATGCCAATGGGGCGGCGATGCGGGGCTAG
- a CDS encoding HlyU family transcriptional regulator, which yields MSLFSKLFSGGAKPEAKPVEHKGFDIFPDLKAEGGKYRLSARIEKTIDGQRKSATVIRADVFDNREQAESVSIAKAKQVIDEQGERLFG from the coding sequence ATGTCCCTGTTCTCCAAACTCTTCAGCGGAGGTGCAAAGCCGGAAGCCAAGCCTGTTGAGCACAAGGGCTTTGACATCTTCCCCGATCTCAAGGCGGAAGGCGGCAAATATCGCCTCTCAGCCCGCATCGAGAAAACCATCGACGGGCAGCGCAAGAGCGCCACGGTGATCCGCGCCGATGTGTTCGACAACCGCGAACAAGCCGAAAGCGTCAGCATCGCCAAGGCCAAGCAGGTGATCGACGAACAGGGCGAGCGGCTCTTCGGCTAG